Proteins from a genomic interval of Toxotes jaculatrix isolate fToxJac2 chromosome 5, fToxJac2.pri, whole genome shotgun sequence:
- the exoc3l1 gene encoding exocyst complex component 3-like protein, which translates to MSAGDQKNGGDKPGDTVPVAEVWPEVERAERLARGAALKWASGVFCRPEHLERLSQYRKRESQRTASIHTRLKSMVQSYLEGVGWGLEQLQEARTGLKEVSHALKKAGLESNQNAEGVKSLERLRDVSVNHRQLLAAVSNLPRLYSVRSMVLETERLVESRRLLEAHARLMDLERWQDDILWQLHGAGSTLSTEDHELVAKYFSGVGQLVDALGKELWAVVSSALALARQNPTPFVSAVRIVEREEALDQALLEERGGSNSRPLPPGRPRCWRACFFQVLEEAVAARFRSVSYLHTRGPGLAGHLSALQHATMADLATVRHLLEHCVPPHYRLTGAYLRASHHCLQTHLAQVSSWDLESGEIFAVLNWVLHIYNSPDMMGHPELVTQLEKEELGPLISSDGLEQLQNKYVQSVRKSVSEWMHKALQVELQDWQRDQEPDTDHEGFYQTSLPTIITQMLEENARVALMIGESLRDQTIQMGLYEMENLLNRFREALVEFGKEHRRYPSNNKNKFYLHYLLASISNCIILKKSTESLQQQQSSRSAGQFSRTPPNPLAALDRAVRRACRLVMDQLLLDLQPFLPGLLTRPWLVQGDPTPKLCHVLERHLELYGRVRPPCRQRLQEEAQWLMVVEYVRALMQKRLVCRGAEDRRQLAQQMVQDDQLFREIFHGLEGDGSVPEVNPLALLPILADFIRVKDPSMLTLEVSGLAAKYPDISEEHVSVLLDIRGDVSRDIRGAVLDLLEQSAPPLPAGYRPIFTDILVPPSTMAFCLPTAKCA; encoded by the exons ATGTCAGCAGGAGATCAGAAGAATGGTGGTGACAAACCAGGAg ACACGGTGCCGGTGGCTGAGGTATGGCCAGAGGTGGAGAGGGCTGAGCGTTTGGCCCGAGGAGCTGCCTTAAAGTGGGCGTCGGGTGTTTTCTGTCGGCCTGAACACCTGGAGCGACTGAGCCAgtacaggaagagagagagtcagaggacTGCATCAATACACACCAGACTCAAG TCCATGGTCCAGTCGTACCTGGAGGGGGTAGGCTGGGGTCTGGAGCAGCTCCAGGAGGCCAGGACTGGGCTGAAAGAGGTGTCACATGCTTTGAAGAAAGCAGGACTGGAATCCAATCAAAACGCAGAGGGGGTGAAGTCTCTGGAGAGGCTGAGAGACGTGTCGGTCAACCACCGTCAGCTCCTCGCCGCTGTCAGCAACCTGCCTCGACTTTACTCTG TGCGTAGCATGGTGTTGGAGACTGAGCGTCTGGTGGAGTCCCGGCGGCTCCTGGAGGCCCACGCCCGGCTGATGGATCTGGAGCGCTGGCAGGACGACATCCTCTGGCAGCTGCACGGAGCAGGAAGTACGCTCAGCACTGAGGACCACGAGCTGGTGGCCAAATATTTCTCTGGTGTCGGGCAGCTTGTGGACGCCCTGG GTAAGGAGCTGTGGGCGGTGGTGAGCAGTGCTCTGGCTCTGGCCCGACAAAACCCCACACCATTCGTCTCGGCAGTGAGGATAGTGGAGCGGGAGGAGGCCCTGGACCAagctctgctggaggagagaggggggagcaACAGCAGGCCCCTACCCCCCGGACGACCTCGCTGCTGGAGGGCATGCTTCTTCCAG GTACTCGAGGAGGCGGTAGCTGCGCGGTTTCGTAGTGTTTCCTACCTGCACACGCGCGGTCCGGGTCTGGCAGGccacctctctgctctccagcaCGCTACCATGGCCGACCTGGCTACCGTACGCCACCTGCTGGAGCACTGCGTCCCACCACACTATCGGCTGACAGGAGCCTACCTGAGGGCCAGTCATCACTGTTTACAAACTCACCTGGCACAG GTTAGCAGCTGGGACCTGGAGAGTGGTGAAATCTTTGCTGTGCTCAACTGGGTGTTACACATCTACAACAG CCCAGACATGATGGGTCATCCAGAGCTGGTGACTCAGCTGGAGAAAGAAGAGCTGGGACCTCTCATCTCCTCCGACGGactggagcagctgcagaacaaaTACGTGCAGAGCGTCCGG aAGAGTGTATCAGAGTGGATGCACAAAGctctgcaggtggagctgcaAGACTGGCAGAGAGACCAGGAACCAGATACAGACCATGAAGGTTTCTACCAAACCAGCCTGCCTACTATCATCACACAG ATGCTGGAGGAGAACGCCCGGGTGGCTCTGATGATCGGAGAATCCCTTCGAGATCAGACGATACAGATGGGACTGTATGAGATGGAGAACCTCTTGAACAG GTTTCGGGAAGCTCTGGTGGAATTTGGGAAGGAGCATCGCAGGTATcccagcaacaacaaaaacaagttcTACCTCCACTATTTGCTGGCCTCCATCAGCAACTGCATCATCCTCAA AAAGTCCACAGAgagcctgcagcagcagcagtcgtCCCGGTCGGCGGGCCAGTTCTCTCGGACTCCTCCCAACCCGCTGGCAGCTCTGGACCGGGCGGTGAGACGGGCGTGTCGCCTGGTGATGGATCAGCTCCTGTTGGACCTTCAGCCTTTCCTCCCGGGCCTGCTGACCCGACCCTGGTTGGTCCAGGGAGACCCCACGCCCAAACTCTGCCACGTCCTGGAGCGTCACCTGGAGCTGTACGGCCGCGTTCGGCCACCCTGCCGACAG CGTCTGCAGGAGGAGGCCCAGTGGCTGATGGTGGTCGAGTACGTCAGGGCTCTGATGCAGAAGAGGCTGGTGTGTCGCGGCGCTGAGGACCGGAGGCAGCTCGCTCAGCAGATGGTTCAGGATGACCAGCTGTTCAGAGAAATCTTCCACGGCCTG gagGGTGATGGGTCAGTGCCTGAGGTCAACCCTTTAGCCTTACTACCCATCCTGGCTGACTTCATCCGAGTCAAAGATCCCAGCATGCTCACTCTGGAAGTGTCAGGACTCGCAGCCAAATACCCCGACATCAG TGAAGAGCATGTATCTGTGCTGCTGGACATCCGTGGTGATGTCTCCAGGGACATCAGAGGGGCTGTGCTGGACTTGCTGGAGCAGAGCGCCCCCCCTCTGCCGGCAGGATATCGGCCCATCTTCACCGACATCCTGGTGCCTCCCTCCACCATGGCCTTCTGTCTACCCACTGCCAAGTGTGCATGA
- the prmt7 gene encoding protein arginine N-methyltransferase 7, with protein sequence MKTFCGRANPSTGALDWVEESEEYDYHQEIARSCYADMLHDHDRNEKYYQGIRAAVARVKARGEKVVVLDIGTGTGLLSMMAVTAGADFCYAVEVFKPMAEAAQCIVEKNGFSDKIKIINKHSTDVTVGPDGDMQMKANILITELFDTELIGEGALPSYEHAHQNLVQEACEAVPHRATVYAQLVESELLWSWAQLQPVEVEGARLVPPPAVGRCAGAHSVCDIQLSQVSPSSFTPLGPLCSMFSVDFSKPVSSAFKSHSSQFVAQSGGRAQVVLSWWDLDMDPSGSIVCTMAPSWTYPQPKTAPWRDHWMQSVYFLPVESEVTEGEELSLTVCHDDYSLWYSLRSHSQQDSQTAAPPSRPCCTCQAHLVWNRPRFGELNDRRRTESYVSALRSVLREDSVCLCVSDGSLLPVFAHMLGAKKVFHVENSRMSKQVIEQVLEANSMKGGVELLETRTDQLTINDLGGEQISVLMGEPYFSTSLLPWHSLFFWYCRTALAGLLQPNATILPCSATLHMVAVELQDLWRIRAPCGTCEGFDVTPMDEMVQQSLDFRESREAEPHPLWEYPCRALTRPTAVMTFDFTQCVPQQPISSQGTLPFMRIGRCHGVALWMEYHLTSDITVSAGLIGPISEQGDCEWSRHRKQGVYFFRSPWESSGDGRASVSYSFTFEPGLGDIKMDFSIESQ encoded by the exons ATGAAGACCTTCTGTGGAAGAGCCAACCCGAGCACCGGAGCCTTAGACTGggtggaggagagtgaggagtACGACTACCACCAGGAGATAGCCAG GTCCTGTTATGCTGATATGCTCCATGATCATGACAGG AATGAGAAGTACTACCAGGGGATCCGGGCAGCTGTGGCCCGAGTGAAGGCTCGTGGCGAGAAGGTCGTTGTCCTGGACATCGGGACAGGAACGGGGCTGCTGTCCATGATGGCCGTCACCGCCGGTGCCGACTTCTGCTATGCTGTGGAG gtGTTTAAGCCCATGGCTGAAGCAGCCCAGTGCATCGTGGAGAAGAACGGCTTCTCTGATAAGATCAAGATTATTAACAAACACTCTACTGATGTCACTGTGGGGCCAG ATGGAGATATGCAGATGAAGGCCAACATCCTGATAACAGAACTGTTTGATACAGAGCTGATAGGTGAAGGAGCCCTGCCCAGCTATGAACATGCTCATCAGAATCTggtccag GAGGCCTGTGAGGCGGTTCCTCACCGGGCCACCGTCTACGCTCAGCTGGTGGAGTCGGAGCTGCTGTGGAGCTGGGCTCAGCTGCAGccggtggaggtggagggggccCGTCTGGTCCCGCCGCCGGCTGTGGGCCGCTGCGCCGGAGCTCATTCGGTGTGCGACATTCAGCTGAGCCAGGTGTCTCCGAGCAGCTTCACCCCTCTGGGTCCCCTCTGCAGCATGTTCAG TGTGGATTTCAGCAAACCAGTAAGCAGTGCCTTCAAGTCCCACTCCTCCCAGTTTGTGGCTCAGTCTGGCGGTCGAGCCCAGGTGGTCCTGTCCTGGTGGGACCTTGACATGGATCCCAGTGGAAGCATTGTGTGCACCATGGCTCCCAGCTGGACGTACCCACAGCCAAAGACGGCCCCG TGGAGGGACCACTGGATGCAGAGCGTGTACTTCCTGCCTGTGGAGAGCGAGGTGACGGAGGGGGAGGAGCTCAGTCTGACTGTCTGCCACGATGACTACAGTCTGTGGTACAGCCTGCGGTCTCACAG TCAGCAGGACTCGCAGACCGCGGCTCCTCCGTCTCGGCCGTGCTGTACCTGCCAGGCTCACCTGGTTTGGAATAGGCCTCGTTTTGGTGAACTCAACGACAGACGGCGTACAGAGAGCTACGTCAGCGCGCTGCGCAGT GTTCTCAGAGAGGACAGCGTGTGTCTCTGCGTCAGCGATGGAAGTCTGCTTCCTGTCTTCGCTCACATGCTTGGAGCCAAGAAG GTTTTCCATGTGGAAAACTCCAGAATGTCCAAACAGGTTATTGAGCAG gtgCTGGAGGCTAACTCGATGAAGGGAGGTGTTGAGCTGCTGGAGACGAGGACTGATCAGCTGACCATTAACGACTTAGGaggagagcag ATCTCTGTGCTGATGGGTGAACCGTACTTCAGCACCAGCCTCTTACCCTGGCACTCCCTGTTCTTCTGGTACTGTCGGACCGCCCTGGCCGGCCTCCTGCAGCCCAACGCCACCATCCTGCCCTGCTCTGCCACACTTCACATGGTGGCTGTGGAGCTCCAG GATTTGTGGAGGATAAGAGCTCCATGTGGAACGTGTGAGGGCTTTGATGTCACACCCATGGATGAAATGGTCCAG CAATCTCTGGATTTCCGTGAGTCCCGTGAGGCCGAGCCACACCCCCTGTGGGAGTACCCGTGCCGCGCTCTGACCCGGCCCACAGCCGTCATGACCTTTGACTTCACCCAGTGTGTCCctcagcagccaatcagcagtCAGGGCACACTGCCTTTCATGAG gATTGGTCGTTGCCACGGTGTTGCCTTGTGGATGGAATACCACCTAACCAGTGACATCACCGTCAGTGCGGGTCTGATTGGACCAATCAGTGAGCAG GGTGACTGTGAGTGGAGTCGCCACAGGAAGCAGGGAGTGTATTTCTTCAGGTCGCCGTGGGAGAGCTCAGGTGACGGCAGAGCTTCAGTGTCTTACAGCTTCACCTTTGAACCCGGTTTAGGAGACATTAAGATGGATTTCAGCATCGAGTCTCAGTGA